The following proteins are encoded in a genomic region of Paraburkholderia flagellata:
- a CDS encoding SulP family inorganic anion transporter, protein MKPMVSTQTHLHRMPFLRGLLPVNPAQLPHDVIAGITLAALGIPEVMGYTKISGTPTVTGLYTILLPLIAFALIGASRQLVVAADSATAAILAGTLTAVAALGSKEYVALTSTVALTVAAMLVVARIFRLGFLADFLSRSALIGFLTGVGVQVAAGELAGLIGLAKEGHGPIMQVATVLQRVTEANMATTALSLAVLVVILGCKRIAPRAPGALIAVIGSIAASAVFNFSAHGIAVTGEVPGGLPSLYLPPLHANEINQVLITAASCFIVIIAQSAATARAYANRYNEKGDDNADIIGLAAANAAAAFTGTFVVNGSPTKTEIVDDAGGRTQVAHLTTAVIVLLVLLFLTKPLSLLPAPVLSAIVFMIGVKLVDVKGMTELFRMQRDEFVVALLAAGVVVLVDVMHGILAAVVLSLIAHARHSYRLRTRVLTRNPAGRWVSQPVAPDVLAAPGIVVYRFEADLFYANTGRFSDEILKLVNEASSPLRWVIVDATEINNIDYTAGKTLLQLGAELDRRGVGIAAIAIPTGVLREIERYKALRTRGVHHEIFATVDIAIDALQDISPAASAPPPDAKKE, encoded by the coding sequence ATGAAACCCATGGTTTCGACGCAGACTCATCTGCATCGCATGCCCTTCCTGCGGGGACTCCTGCCCGTGAATCCCGCGCAACTGCCGCATGACGTCATCGCCGGGATCACGCTGGCAGCCCTTGGTATCCCCGAGGTGATGGGGTACACGAAGATTTCCGGCACGCCAACCGTTACCGGCCTTTACACGATCTTGTTGCCGTTGATCGCGTTTGCGCTCATTGGTGCATCGCGTCAACTGGTGGTCGCAGCGGACTCAGCGACGGCCGCCATTCTCGCTGGCACACTCACGGCGGTCGCGGCATTGGGCAGCAAGGAATATGTCGCTCTCACGAGCACCGTGGCGCTCACAGTCGCCGCAATGCTCGTGGTGGCGCGGATCTTCCGCCTTGGGTTCCTCGCGGACTTTCTCTCACGCAGCGCCTTGATCGGCTTTTTGACTGGCGTTGGGGTGCAGGTCGCCGCAGGAGAACTCGCCGGGCTGATCGGTCTCGCGAAAGAGGGGCATGGCCCAATCATGCAAGTGGCCACGGTGCTGCAACGCGTCACCGAGGCAAACATGGCGACGACTGCGCTTTCGCTTGCCGTGCTCGTGGTGATCCTCGGCTGCAAGCGTATCGCGCCGCGTGCACCGGGCGCGCTGATTGCCGTGATCGGCTCCATTGCCGCGAGCGCAGTGTTCAACTTCTCCGCGCATGGCATAGCGGTAACAGGCGAAGTACCCGGAGGGCTGCCGTCGCTATACCTGCCGCCGTTGCATGCGAACGAAATCAACCAGGTGCTGATAACGGCAGCCTCGTGCTTCATCGTCATCATCGCTCAGAGCGCGGCGACAGCGCGTGCGTACGCCAACCGCTACAACGAGAAGGGCGACGACAATGCCGACATTATCGGCCTCGCGGCTGCGAACGCAGCGGCCGCGTTTACCGGCACCTTTGTCGTGAACGGCAGTCCGACCAAGACTGAGATCGTCGACGATGCTGGCGGCCGCACCCAGGTTGCCCATCTGACCACGGCGGTGATCGTGCTGCTCGTGCTGCTGTTCCTCACGAAGCCGCTCAGTCTTCTGCCTGCACCGGTCCTGTCGGCCATCGTCTTCATGATCGGCGTGAAGCTGGTAGATGTGAAGGGCATGACGGAGCTCTTTCGCATGCAGAGGGACGAATTCGTCGTTGCATTGCTCGCGGCGGGCGTGGTCGTGCTTGTCGACGTGATGCACGGCATTCTCGCTGCCGTTGTGCTGTCGCTGATTGCGCATGCGCGTCACAGCTACCGCCTGCGCACGCGCGTGTTGACGCGCAACCCCGCAGGACGTTGGGTCTCGCAGCCTGTCGCGCCAGATGTGCTCGCGGCGCCCGGCATTGTCGTCTATCGTTTCGAAGCGGACCTGTTCTATGCAAATACGGGCCGCTTCTCGGACGAAATACTCAAACTCGTCAATGAGGCAAGCTCGCCATTGCGCTGGGTGATAGTCGACGCAACGGAGATCAACAATATCGACTATACGGCGGGCAAAACGCTGCTCCAGCTGGGCGCGGAACTTGACCGGCGCGGCGTGGGCATAGCAGCAATCGCAATTCCGACGGGTGTGCTGCGTGAGATCGAACGGTACAAGGCACTGCGAACGCGCGGCGTCCATCACGAAATCTTTGCCACTGTAGATATCGCCATTGACGCACTGCAGGATATTTCGCCGGCTGCATCCGCACCGCCACCTGACGCAAAAAAAGAATGA
- a CDS encoding potassium channel family protein has protein sequence MMWIYRVDEPRLGVVRIREWRRHAHITVSLLVLLLCGSAAGLVLLDQSDSSFPNKVFTALWDGVNLVTTLGDFAEFNQPQKIFMLLAMFATLLIGGFAVSRLTGLLSGDDVMAYRENRVMERKLDQLANHVAVVGFHSLGELVANRLRQAGQTVLVLVGDQAQADRAAEHGHMVVLGSPGVFDDVLRLARLHSAKALVVTTPDSNNNLAITLLAHTLNASLTIVAPGESPLRKGLFESAGASYVVVADEIVADALVGRLTNHVEATP, from the coding sequence ATGATGTGGATCTATCGCGTCGATGAGCCGCGTCTCGGAGTCGTTCGAATCCGCGAATGGAGACGCCACGCTCACATTACAGTCAGCCTTCTTGTTCTGCTGCTTTGCGGCTCCGCCGCCGGGCTGGTCCTGCTTGATCAGTCCGATTCCTCTTTCCCCAACAAAGTGTTCACGGCGCTTTGGGATGGGGTCAATCTCGTCACGACACTCGGTGACTTTGCCGAATTCAATCAGCCTCAGAAGATCTTCATGCTGCTGGCCATGTTCGCCACGCTGCTGATCGGTGGATTCGCGGTTTCGAGGCTGACGGGCTTGCTTTCGGGCGATGACGTGATGGCTTATCGGGAGAACAGGGTCATGGAACGCAAGCTCGATCAACTCGCCAATCATGTCGCGGTGGTTGGATTTCATTCACTCGGTGAACTCGTAGCAAACCGCCTGAGGCAGGCGGGGCAGACGGTGCTTGTCCTTGTCGGTGATCAGGCTCAGGCGGACCGTGCGGCTGAGCACGGCCATATGGTCGTGCTCGGTTCTCCGGGCGTGTTCGACGACGTGCTCAGGCTTGCGCGCCTGCACAGTGCCAAGGCGCTGGTCGTGACGACGCCCGACAGCAATAACAATCTGGCCATCACCTTGCTGGCGCATACGCTGAATGCCTCTCTCACGATAGTTGCGCCCGGCGAAAGCCCATTGAGAAAGGGGTTATTCGAGAGCGCGGGGGCATCGTATGTGGTAGTTGCAGATGAGATCGTTGCCGATGCGCTGGTTGGCAGGCTCACAAACCACGTGGAGGCAACACCATGA
- a CDS encoding cupin domain-containing protein has translation MKTTACLAFATVVWSSIFCLPCAAQESGTVKPQILLQQIVEGMPRGEKQELRVLTASFKPGDKTVFHTHRFPVTVYVLEGAFTLEMEDRAPVTVTQGQAMVEPPHVKMTGYNRSTSDLLRVVVFYTSDLDTPFLDPMH, from the coding sequence TTGAAAACGACTGCCTGTTTGGCTTTCGCAACTGTCGTCTGGAGTTCGATTTTTTGTCTACCTTGTGCGGCGCAAGAGTCGGGAACCGTCAAGCCTCAAATACTTCTTCAGCAAATTGTCGAGGGTATGCCGAGAGGCGAAAAACAGGAACTTCGCGTTTTAACAGCGAGTTTCAAACCTGGCGATAAAACCGTTTTTCATACTCACCGGTTTCCGGTCACAGTCTATGTGCTGGAGGGTGCCTTCACTTTGGAGATGGAAGACAGGGCACCCGTCACTGTTACTCAAGGTCAGGCGATGGTGGAGCCGCCGCACGTGAAGATGACCGGCTATAACCGCAGCACTAGCGATTTGCTCCGCGTCGTTGTTTTTTACACCAGCGATCTGGACACGCCTTTTCTCGATCCAATGCATTGA